From one Macrobrachium rosenbergii isolate ZJJX-2024 chromosome 52, ASM4041242v1, whole genome shotgun sequence genomic stretch:
- the LOC136833833 gene encoding uncharacterized protein, with protein MDASKSRARRILDKALHENAEKRRKMDLENRQSNVKHWLIANNFGEERNEDYDETPDNFYDDDDSVKDPNFEVTDETCSVSSSSTISRENNSKHEIRLKGNQEAEHPREEEGSQEAENQRDEQPCQTPMKRYSRRARRERKECRQTGKSYTTASGKLVSARKQSPLKQCRLKCSNVSMMKICKYYSLNIGIWAQ; from the exons ATGGATGCATCTAAATCACGTGCTCGTCGAATTCTTGACAAAGCATTACacgaaaatgcagagaaaagaagaaaaatggacctgGAAAACCGCCAAAGTAATGTCAAACACTGGCTTATTGCTAATAACTTtggagaggaaagaaatgaag ATTATGATGAGACGCCTGATAAtttctatgatgatgatgatagtgtaaAAGATCCAAATTTTGAAGTTACTGATGAAACCTGCAGTGTATCGTCTTCGTCCACAATTTCTCGTGAAAATAACAGTAAGCATGAGATTAGACTTAAGGGCAATCAAGAAGCAGAACATCCAAGAGAGGAAGAGGGCAGTCAAGAAGCTGAAAATCAAAGAGATGAACAACCTTGCCAAACTCCAATGAAAAGGTACTCAAGAAGAgcacgaagagagagaaaagagtgtcGACAGACCGGTAAATCGTATACGACTGCGTCAGGTAAATTAGTTTCCGCTAGAAAACAAAGTCCACTAAAGCAATGTAGATTGAAATGCTCGAACGTTTCAATGATGAAGATCTGCAaatattattcattgaatattggAATTTGGGCTCAGTAG